The Papaver somniferum cultivar HN1 unplaced genomic scaffold, ASM357369v1 unplaced-scaffold_33, whole genome shotgun sequence genome includes a window with the following:
- the LOC113342010 gene encoding uncharacterized protein LOC113342010 produces the protein MNIKRRGGNVGLKLDISQAYGTISWEFLVTVLKKYGFSEKFSNWIMTLLKTKKNYIMLNGGPIGFFGVVRGVKHGDPLSPILYVLAADTLSRNLSQLIQERKIHPMVIRKGIYPSHLFFADDIFIFCNGCKQSLVHLKHLLVEYQRASGRLVSVAKSKSFIDGTSNARQTQIAEYMNMKLYVFPDKHLGVILVQGKVKTEHFWSFVEMFQQRLVTWIGKLLNFQARLTLIKFVLSSIPIYNMSIYKWHKKIIAACERIPRNFLWSGNAEEKKYITIAWDKVCAPLEEGGLGIRKFEDINKVY, from the coding sequence ATGAATATCAAAAGAAGAGGGGGAAATGTGGGTTTAAAACTTGATATATCTCAAGCTTATGGCACTATAAGCTGGGAATTTTTAGTAACAGTTTTGAAGAAATATGGTTTCTCAGAGAAGTTTTCAAACTGGATTATGACtttactaaaaacaaaaaaaaattatataatgtTGAATGGTGGACCTATTGGGTTTTTTGGTGTTGTAAGAGGGGTGAAACATGGAGATCCCTTATCTCCAATTCTTTATGTTTTGGCTGCTGATACACTAAGTAGGAATTTGTCTCAACTCATTCAAGAGAGGAAAATACATCCCATGGTCATCAGGAAAGGTATTTACCCATCCcacttattttttgctgatgatatttttATCTTCTGCAATGGATGTAAACAATCATTGGTTCATCTTAAACATCTACTAGTAGAATATCAAAGAGCTTCAGGTCGACTAGTAAGTGTTGCCAAGAGTAAAAGTTTTATTGATGGGACTTCTAATGCCAGACAAACTCAGATTGCAGAatatatgaatatgaaattgtaTGTTTTTCCTGATAAGCATTTGGGCGTGATTCTAGTTCAAGGGAAAGTTAAAACTGAACATTTTTGGTCCTTTGTGGAGATGTTTCAACAGAGATTGGTTACTTGGATTGGTAAACTCTTAAATTTTCAAGCCAGATTAACTCTTATTAAATTTGTCTTAAGTAGTATCCCCATATATAACATGTCCATATATAAGTGGCATAAAAAAATTATTGCTGCTTGTGAAAGAATCCCGAGGAATTTTTTATGGAGTGGGAACGCTGAAGAAAAGAAATATATCACTATTGCTTGGGATAAGGTTTGTGCACCATTGGAGGAAGGTGGTTTGGGTATTAGAAAGTTTGAGGATATTAATAAAGTTTATTGA